The Longimicrobiales bacterium genome includes the window CAACGACGAGCAGGTCGTTGCGCGCCTCGCGCACGCGTACGCGGTGACCGGTCAGTTCGATCAGGCGCACCGCTACTACGACGAGCTGCTGAAGCAGGCGCCGGAGTACACCGACCAGGCGGTGTACGACTACATGCTGCTCGCCGCGCGCTCGCGTGCACGCGGTGACCGGTTCGGCATGGCCAACGCGGTGGACGCGGCGAACGCGCTGCGGCCGGGGCTGCCGCTCGGCGAGACCTCGGCAGCGCTGGCGCGCTACTATGCGCAGACGGGCGACGCGGAGCGTGCGGTCGACTTCTTCGAGCGCGCGCTGGCGGAAGCGCCGGCCGACTCGATCCCCACGCTGCTGTTCGAGCTGGGCAGCGTGCAGGAATCACGCGGCAACTGTCCGGAAGCGATTGCGGCGTTCAATGCGTACCGCACGCGGGCGCCGCGCGGCCCCCGGGCCGACGAGGCGCGCTGGCACGTGGGGAACTGCAGCTACGAGGTGGGCCGGACCGCGCTCGCGGATGAGCGGGACGCGGACGCCCTGCGCGCGTTCGATACCGTGATCCGCCTCGGTGTGCCGCAGAACCTGGTCGACCAGGCGTGGTTCGAGCGCGGCGAGCTGCTGCTCGAGCAGGGCCGCCGCGACGAGGCGCTGGAAGCCTATTACCGCGTGCTCGAGCGCAACCCGGGGCGCAGCAACCAGCTCACGCAGCGGGCCCAGCGCCGCATCGACGAGTTGCGCTTCGGCGCCCCCGGAACGAGCTTCCCGCCGGCCGGGTAGAGCACGGCCCATTGCGACCGGAACGAGACCGAATGATGCGAACGATCCGGACCGCGGCCCTGGCTGCGGTCCTCGTCATGATATCAGGCTGTGCCTCCTCGAACGCGGCGCGCCTCGCGCAGCTCGATGCCGACCAGCTCTTCAAGGAAGGCGAGACTGCGCTGCGCGCAGGCGACTGGGACGACGCCATCGAAGCGTTCGAGCGCTTCACGCTGACGTTCCCGACGCACCCGCGGAACCAGGAGGGGCGCTATCAGCTCGGCAGCGCGTACATGGGCAAGGAGGAGTACATCACCGCCGCCAACGAGTTCTCGCGGCTGGCCGATGACTATCCCGCCGGCCCGTGGGCGGACGACGCCCGCTTCAAGGTCTGCGAGGCGTACGGCGAGCTGTCGCCGCATCCGCAGCTCGACCAGGAGTACACCCAGGGCGCGATCGAGCACTGCCAGTCGCTGATCACGTACTATCCCGAGAGCGAGTACGTGGCGCGCGCGCAGGCGATCCTCGACGACATGCTGGCCAAGCTCGCCGAGAAGCAGTACCAGGCAGGCGAGTTCTACCGGAAGCGCGGCGCGATCGACTCC containing:
- a CDS encoding tetratricopeptide repeat protein; protein product: MLIRSRLIIAAMAGLALVSGCGPDSTSLVRGDQLWADSAYDRAIAEYRLALRETNNDEQVVARLAHAYAVTGQFDQAHRYYDELLKQAPEYTDQAVYDYMLLAARSRARGDRFGMANAVDAANALRPGLPLGETSAALARYYAQTGDAERAVDFFERALAEAPADSIPTLLFELGSVQESRGNCPEAIAAFNAYRTRAPRGPRADEARWHVGNCSYEVGRTALADERDADALRAFDTVIRLGVPQNLVDQAWFERGELLLEQGRRDEALEAYYRVLERNPGRSNQLTQRAQRRIDELRFGAPGTSFPPAG
- the bamD gene encoding outer membrane protein assembly factor BamD, whose amino-acid sequence is MMRTIRTAALAAVLVMISGCASSNAARLAQLDADQLFKEGETALRAGDWDDAIEAFERFTLTFPTHPRNQEGRYQLGSAYMGKEEYITAANEFSRLADDYPAGPWADDARFKVCEAYGELSPHPQLDQEYTQGAIEHCQSLITYYPESEYVARAQAILDDMLAKLAEKQYQAGEFYRKRGAIDSAILYYERTLEQYPSSPAVPKALLRLYEAYNEIGYTQEAQAARDRLLREFPNSEQAREVSGGTAVEGS